The genomic stretch CCCCTGTGGATCAAACAAATGTAAATTCATCAAACAGATTGAACTCCACAAATTCCTCTAGCACAAGGAGAGGTGATGATTACCACCAGCATCGCAGAAGTCCGTTGAATTCTGGACTATGGATTTCAGTTGAGTTAGTTGTTACCATGGGTCAAATTATAGCATCCATAGTGGTGTTGTCATTGTCAAGACATGAAAATCCAGAGGCTCCACTATTTGCATGGGTTGTAGGTTATGCATCTGGTTGTGTGGCAACGCTGCCCATTCTTTACTGGCGTTATCGTTCTCGCAACCGTGGTCGTGATCAGGAGTTCAATCGATCCCATCAAGGTACTTCTCATAGCAGTCAATCGGAGCCTAGACCTTATACAGCCATCTCTGTCACACAGTCCACAGATGAGGGCAATCAGCACTTTGAAGAATCGGCTCCATGGAATGGCCAAATTGCAGACACTCTGAGTTTACGGTAAAGTTCAACTGTTGTTTTATTTCTTGTACTGCTCATGGACTGATGATTGCTTCTCATCTATTCAAACTGGATTTCATTTTGCACATCATGGGACATTATTGGCAATGTTCGGAACGTCCTTGTCTGTACGATCTACGATAAATGGAATCAAGAGCTAATTTCTTTGTTGCAGACTTAGTGGACTGGTGGACCATTTCAAGATGGCCTTAGACTGTTTTTTCGCTGTATGGTTTGTTGTCGGCAATGTGTGGATTTTTGGAGGTCACTCTTCACCTTCTGATGCTCCGAAACTGTATAGGTACCAATTTACAGTGACATTGTTCTGTTCTGTCTATACATGTAATTCCTGTGCTTGATCACATATATGTGTTATGGCCCTTTTGCAGGTTATGTATAGTATTTCTAACTTTTAGCTGTATTGGGTATGCCATGCCTTTCATACTTTGTGCGACAATTTGTTGCTGCCTACCTTGCATAATGTCTGTTCTGGGCATCCGAGAAGACTTTTCGCAGACAAGAGGAGCCACCTCAGAATCCATCAATGCTCTTCCAATCTACAAATTCAAGTTGAAGCAAGACTTAAATGCTGATGGCCGGGATTTTAACCCAGGAGGAAGTGAAGGTGGGGTCTTGGCTCCGGGGACAGAAAAGGAGCGTTTCTTGGCGGGAGAAGATGCAGTAAGCTTAATACCCACTTATGTCCTCCCATTCCAATTCTGAACCTGCTGAATTTTGACCTATAATCTAGGGCTAGCATTTGATTTCTAGTCCTTAAAGAATGCTTCACCTCACATTTGCTTATCTGTTCCTTAACATATTGAAATTATCACAATAGCAGCAAGTGGCAAATGCTTACTATCGGCAGCTAGGCATGATAGTTATCTTCAAGCAGACAAAGTGATGTTTTGCCATTGTATTTGTGCAGGTTTGCTGTATTTGCTTGTCTAGATATGCAGATAACGATGAACTAAAAGAGCTACCTTGTCACCATGTCTTCCATGTTGACTGCATTGATAAATGGCTAAAGATCAATGCTTCGTGCCCCCTCTGCAAAAGTGAGATTAGCGAAAGCGGCGGGCTTTTGCAATCTGACAGAGACAGCTAAGAGCAAGGGCACAGTTCTAAGTAGCTCAAGAGTTTGCATAAGGGAGCTGCCTATGAATGGGCCAACTGCCGTGTGTACCCATCAGACTTACGATGAAACAGGGCCTCTTTAGCAGAGAGGTGCACAGGTAGCTGGAGGTTATCTTTGCAAAGAGGTCCTCTCGTCGGGTGATTTGCCGTTGCTACACTATTGAGAAGTGAATTGCTTGCTGAGGGGAGATCCCACTTTCTCAGGAAACATAAATGTGAGTGCGAAGTTGAATGCTCGACTCGTTTGCTGGGTGTCCCGTGAAACGATCTGGGAGGGTGCTGCAATGGCAAAGGAATCTTTGTGCACAGATCGACGTGTCTCAGGATAATGGTAATTGTTAGAGATATAAAAAGAGTAGAATTGTCCTTGGGTGTCTAgagttatgtatatatatatattgagttTTATCAATAAAGATGTAGATTTTCTCTCTTTACATGATATCAGAGCTTTAAAGCTTCGACTTCTATGTTTCTTGGTGTGTTAGCGAGGCAACAATACATATAGCTTCCAATCTTGTGTTTCATGAGAGATAAAAACACATCGAGGTTGACTCTCATTTTATTCGAGAGAAGCTCGTTAGGCTCATTAGGACTGGTG from Rhodamnia argentea isolate NSW1041297 chromosome 2, ASM2092103v1, whole genome shotgun sequence encodes the following:
- the LOC115737565 gene encoding E3 ubiquitin-protein ligase At1g63170, coding for MDVGAPERHRDSQIDRYPLLMEQVESNSDHQHIINVERNGDTPLTSSHDDQQRSVDSTEDEDELSPSMPAPVDQTNVNSSNRLNSTNSSSTRRGDDYHQHRRSPLNSGLWISVELVVTMGQIIASIVVLSLSRHENPEAPLFAWVVGYASGCVATLPILYWRYRSRNRGRDQEFNRSHQGTSHSSQSEPRPYTAISVTQSTDEGNQHFEESAPWNGQIADTLSLRLSGLVDHFKMALDCFFAVWFVVGNVWIFGGHSSPSDAPKLYRLCIVFLTFSCIGYAMPFILCATICCCLPCIMSVLGIREDFSQTRGATSESINALPIYKFKLKQDLNADGRDFNPGGSEGGVLAPGTEKERFLAGEDAVCCICLSRYADNDELKELPCHHVFHVDCIDKWLKINASCPLCKSEISESGGLLQSDRDS